The genomic segment TCCTCGTAAAGCTCAACTCGTTGCGGATTTGATTCGTGGCAAGAAGGTTGGCGAAGCAATCGCGATTCTGCGTCACACGCCTAAATCTGCTTCCCCGATTTTGGAGAAGCTGCTGAACTCTGCTATTGCTAACGCTGAGCATAACTATCAATTGGACGTTAACAAGCTGGTTATTTCCCAGGCTTTCGTTAACCAAGGTCCAACTATGAAACGTTTCCGCCCACGTGCAATGGGACGTGCAAGCAAAATCAACAAAAGAACCAGCCACATCACTTTGGTGGTATCTGAGAAATAAGGAGGGATAACGTGTGGGTCAAAAGGTAAATCCGGTCGGTCTTCGTGTTGGGATTATCCGTGATTGGGAATCCAAAT from the Paenibacillus sp. BIHB 4019 genome contains:
- the rplV gene encoding 50S ribosomal protein L22; protein product: MSEAKAHLRFVRIAPRKAQLVADLIRGKKVGEAIAILRHTPKSASPILEKLLNSAIANAEHNYQLDVNKLVISQAFVNQGPTMKRFRPRAMGRASKINKRTSHITLVVSEK